A window of Corallococcus macrosporus DSM 14697 contains these coding sequences:
- a CDS encoding Tad domain-containing protein, with translation MNRSHSRGQTLVLFVLGTLLMVLMVTLTLSFTMKVRERIEAQTVADAAAFSNAVATARTFNNIAIINRVQIAHAVAQAGAASLVSWASLYRAQLNAARGGYSDWEWPYQLNVITGCPCAWKSSSCARRCRCGNKGLRDLGKLQRNLRTEDQRVNSVFQAYEPLVALQMRGHQLAQNALYLAQQQNFQELKDAVDSQRFANQILSNIVPGRNPTDSAWQVPPIGGVNNDELTGGLACTGGGAVCDVPATVQHAVNAAMGSRGFHFVTWRQDMDYVAHLANLAWVVPPPDNVMVEVATQGTTHFGRKGRQMPMLPPFAPAITAEDEGSILYLYNHMANGGGAPCPAAVGGIEGVEASLVNSGGFMPTPEHRWTGGSDPSPRMRHMLMPCMNPVSSCPGIWPLFLDYNLTQLLDGGDNNYGQPKNFAVVQRNLRTRSLDPWDYSFRYRFQSSGTGTQFDNRSFQMADGTANDVQTAMATGIAYFHRGHSVAFHHWSEPPNLLNPFWRATLVAADTDQDGLDDAADTLDLSAPAAARTLRALRAVGYRGIQ, from the coding sequence ATGAATCGCTCTCATTCCCGCGGCCAGACATTGGTGTTGTTCGTGCTCGGCACGCTGCTCATGGTGCTGATGGTGACGCTGACGCTGTCCTTCACCATGAAGGTGCGCGAGCGCATCGAGGCGCAGACGGTGGCGGACGCGGCGGCGTTCTCCAACGCGGTGGCCACCGCCCGCACCTTCAACAACATCGCCATCATCAACCGCGTGCAGATTGCCCACGCGGTGGCGCAGGCGGGCGCCGCCAGCCTGGTGAGCTGGGCCAGCCTCTACCGCGCGCAGCTCAACGCGGCGCGCGGTGGGTACAGCGACTGGGAGTGGCCGTATCAGCTCAACGTCATCACCGGCTGCCCCTGCGCCTGGAAGAGCTCGTCCTGCGCGCGGCGCTGCCGCTGCGGCAACAAGGGGCTGCGCGATCTGGGCAAGCTGCAGCGCAACCTCCGCACGGAGGACCAGCGGGTCAACTCCGTGTTCCAGGCGTATGAGCCGCTGGTCGCGCTCCAGATGCGCGGGCACCAGCTCGCGCAGAACGCGCTGTACCTGGCCCAGCAGCAGAACTTCCAGGAGCTGAAGGACGCGGTGGACTCGCAGCGGTTCGCCAACCAGATTCTTTCCAACATCGTCCCGGGCAGGAACCCCACCGACTCCGCGTGGCAGGTGCCGCCGATTGGGGGCGTCAACAACGACGAGCTCACCGGCGGGTTGGCCTGCACGGGCGGCGGCGCCGTGTGCGACGTGCCGGCGACGGTGCAGCACGCGGTGAACGCCGCCATGGGCAGCCGCGGCTTCCACTTCGTCACGTGGCGGCAGGACATGGACTACGTCGCGCACCTGGCCAACCTGGCGTGGGTGGTTCCGCCGCCGGACAACGTGATGGTGGAGGTGGCCACGCAGGGGACGACGCACTTCGGCCGGAAGGGGCGGCAGATGCCGATGTTGCCGCCCTTCGCGCCCGCCATCACCGCCGAGGACGAGGGCAGCATCCTCTACCTGTACAACCACATGGCCAATGGCGGCGGCGCGCCGTGCCCCGCGGCCGTGGGCGGCATCGAAGGCGTCGAGGCGAGCCTGGTGAACTCCGGCGGCTTCATGCCCACGCCCGAGCACCGGTGGACGGGAGGCAGTGACCCCAGCCCCCGGATGCGGCACATGCTGATGCCCTGCATGAACCCGGTGTCGAGCTGCCCGGGCATCTGGCCGCTGTTCCTGGACTACAACCTCACCCAGCTCCTGGACGGCGGCGACAACAACTACGGCCAGCCGAAGAACTTCGCGGTGGTGCAGCGCAACCTGCGCACCCGGTCCCTGGACCCGTGGGACTACTCGTTCCGCTATCGCTTCCAGAGCAGCGGCACCGGCACGCAGTTCGACAACCGCAGCTTCCAGATGGCGGATGGGACGGCCAACGACGTCCAGACGGCCATGGCCACGGGCATCGCCTACTTCCACCGCGGCCACAGCGTGGCGTTCCACCACTGGAGCGAGCCGCCCAACCTGCTCAACCCGTTCTGGCGGGCCACCCTGGTGGCGGCGGACACGGACCAGGACGGCCTGGATGACGCCGCGGACACGCTGGACCTCAGCGCACCCGCCGCGGCCCGGACGCTGCGGGCCCTGCGCGCGGTGGGCTACAGGGGAATCCAATGA
- a CDS encoding pilus assembly protein, giving the protein MKKTLRSRHARGQSLVEAAIGVTLFVTIVAFGIHFAEVGFLSLKVQEAAISALWDGTHGQMHFIPVNYDPAGGSMRDAANDAEGRYADFNGLSATTGAGITQALTTGSNMAVSCDMGVGVDWGGTTVTRATYRDNGGTACRASATLSAWRFPRSFLDQGEGALYQKRNMEDSLASLQVCAVGRPVGGRCTGSYSMLIDDWGLAGEGEALTCNIVMQDQLIPCTNPAYHAAVFSIYTPTVLAIPGAASMLAEQALFWNPLPPTALAMVGLGMKERTMWISAAGEDVINFNQFPTLMDPINMGVWGTSPGSALGGVTTLPYAAAHLQRFSKGACFLGKECD; this is encoded by the coding sequence ATGAAGAAGACCCTCCGCTCCAGGCATGCCCGGGGCCAGTCGCTGGTCGAAGCGGCCATTGGCGTCACGCTCTTCGTCACCATCGTCGCCTTCGGCATCCACTTCGCCGAGGTCGGCTTCCTGTCCCTGAAGGTGCAGGAGGCCGCCATCTCCGCGCTCTGGGACGGCACGCACGGGCAGATGCACTTCATCCCCGTGAACTACGACCCCGCGGGCGGCTCCATGCGGGACGCCGCCAATGACGCCGAGGGGCGCTACGCGGACTTCAACGGCCTGTCCGCCACCACGGGCGCGGGCATCACCCAGGCGCTCACCACCGGCAGCAACATGGCGGTGAGCTGTGACATGGGCGTGGGCGTGGATTGGGGCGGCACCACCGTCACCCGCGCGACCTACCGTGACAACGGCGGCACCGCGTGCCGTGCCTCCGCGACCCTGTCCGCGTGGCGCTTCCCCCGCTCGTTCCTGGACCAGGGCGAGGGCGCCCTCTACCAGAAGCGGAACATGGAGGACTCGCTCGCAAGCCTCCAGGTCTGCGCGGTGGGGCGCCCGGTGGGCGGCCGCTGCACGGGCAGCTACTCCATGCTGATTGACGACTGGGGCCTGGCGGGCGAGGGGGAGGCCCTCACCTGCAACATCGTCATGCAGGACCAGCTCATCCCCTGCACCAACCCGGCGTACCACGCGGCGGTGTTCAGCATCTACACGCCCACGGTGCTCGCCATCCCGGGCGCGGCCAGCATGCTGGCCGAGCAGGCGCTCTTCTGGAACCCGCTGCCGCCCACGGCCCTGGCCATGGTGGGCCTGGGCATGAAGGAGCGGACGATGTGGATCAGCGCCGCGGGTGAGGACGTCATCAACTTCAACCAGTTCCCCACCTTGATGGACCCCATCAACATGGGCGTCTGGGGAACGTCTCCGGGTTCGGCGCTGGGAGGCGTCACCACGCTGCCGTACGCGGCGGCCCACCTGCAGCGCTTCAGCAAGGGCGCGTGCTTCCTTGGAAAGGAATGCGACTGA
- the ileS gene encoding isoleucine--tRNA ligase, whose translation MSDTPPKEKDFKDSVNLPRTDFPMKGNLGQLEPRMLGWWAERGIWGKILEQNAGAEPFVLPDGPPYANGHLHAGHALNKVLKDIVVKYRNMSGRRCEFIPGWDTHGLPIEQAVEKRLKDKKVDKRTLSRDAFLEACRAYALEFVDIQKAEFQRLGVFGSWEQPYKTLDFTYEAQEIRELAAFAKRGMLYRRKKPVYWCLYDQTALAEAEVEYENHTSPSVYVAFQAGAELADRVPSLKGKDVAFVIWTTTPWTLPSNLAVAVNPEFEYVFYQLGARVICVARELLPKVLAEVKADELAVKHVELPGGEVSAAALVDPSRILAYARGEELEHLTYQHPLYERRGRVLLGEHVTLDAGTGLVHTAPGHGQEDYEVGLKYGLDIYNPVRPDGRYDDTVGPVLEGRRVFEANPVVIQLLVEKGALLNAATDTVAHTYPHCWRCRNPVILSATYQWFIPMDAPFHGTQTFRQVVLEQVDKVQWVPSWGHSRIRGMLETRPDWTISRQRTWGVPICIAYCEGCEEAVVSPELMERVAAAVEKEGVGVWYRTPVKDFLGADFQCPRCGKGEFRRETDILDVWFDSACMFSAVLEQRQRIPADLFLEGSDQHRGWFHSSMLVAVGTRDRSPYKACLTHGFVVDGQGEKMSKSRGNVVAPDKVIQQYGAEVLRLWVAASDYRNDVRLSDQILKGLSEGYRKVRNTIRYALSNLYDFDPAKHTVPEAELLPLDRWALGRLAEVVARVRKAYEDYEFHLVYATVVDFVAGDLSAVYFDILKDRLYTWRADGQARRGAQTVLYEVASVLLRLLAPVMSFTAEEAWQTLPGKPAESVFLGGFPVVSAKLEPALAERYAKLFAVRGAVQGVLEAARRDKRIGASLEARVVLTAEGAARDFLQANLAELPGLFITSQVELADVKGDAAQTLEVAQAFGEGVRVTAEVLPAHGEKCPRCWTYSEAVGQGGDVCLKCREALAA comes from the coding sequence ATGAGCGACACGCCCCCGAAGGAAAAGGACTTCAAGGATTCGGTCAACCTGCCGCGCACGGACTTCCCCATGAAGGGGAACCTGGGGCAGCTCGAGCCGCGCATGCTCGGCTGGTGGGCGGAGCGGGGGATTTGGGGGAAGATTCTGGAGCAGAACGCGGGCGCGGAGCCCTTCGTCCTGCCCGACGGTCCGCCCTACGCCAACGGCCACCTGCACGCGGGCCACGCGCTCAACAAGGTCCTCAAGGACATCGTGGTGAAGTACCGGAACATGTCCGGCCGCCGGTGTGAGTTCATCCCCGGCTGGGACACGCACGGGCTTCCCATTGAGCAGGCGGTGGAGAAGCGGCTCAAGGACAAGAAGGTCGACAAGCGCACGCTGTCTCGCGACGCCTTCCTGGAGGCGTGCCGCGCCTACGCGCTGGAGTTCGTCGACATCCAGAAGGCCGAGTTCCAGCGCCTGGGCGTGTTCGGCTCGTGGGAGCAGCCGTACAAGACGCTCGACTTCACCTACGAGGCGCAAGAAATCCGCGAGCTGGCCGCCTTCGCGAAGCGCGGCATGCTCTACCGCCGCAAGAAGCCGGTGTACTGGTGCTTGTATGACCAGACAGCGCTGGCGGAGGCGGAGGTGGAGTATGAGAACCACACCTCGCCCTCCGTGTACGTGGCTTTCCAGGCCGGCGCGGAGCTGGCGGACCGCGTGCCGTCGTTGAAGGGCAAGGACGTGGCCTTCGTCATCTGGACGACCACGCCGTGGACGCTGCCGTCCAACCTGGCCGTCGCCGTCAACCCGGAGTTCGAGTACGTCTTCTACCAGCTCGGCGCGCGCGTCATCTGCGTGGCGCGGGAGCTGCTCCCCAAGGTGCTGGCGGAGGTGAAGGCGGACGAGCTGGCGGTGAAGCACGTGGAGCTGCCCGGCGGTGAAGTGTCCGCGGCGGCGCTGGTGGACCCCTCGCGCATCCTGGCGTACGCGCGCGGCGAGGAGCTGGAGCACCTGACGTACCAGCACCCGCTCTACGAGCGCCGGGGCCGCGTCCTGCTGGGCGAGCATGTCACGCTGGATGCCGGTACGGGCCTGGTGCACACCGCGCCGGGGCACGGTCAGGAGGACTACGAGGTCGGCCTGAAGTACGGCCTGGACATCTACAACCCCGTGCGTCCGGACGGCCGTTACGACGACACGGTGGGGCCGGTGCTGGAGGGCCGGCGCGTGTTCGAGGCGAACCCCGTCGTCATCCAGTTGCTGGTGGAGAAGGGCGCGCTGCTCAACGCGGCCACGGACACGGTGGCGCACACGTATCCGCACTGCTGGCGCTGCCGCAACCCGGTCATCCTGAGCGCGACGTACCAGTGGTTCATCCCCATGGACGCGCCCTTCCACGGGACGCAGACGTTCCGGCAGGTGGTGCTGGAGCAGGTGGACAAGGTGCAGTGGGTGCCGTCATGGGGGCACAGCCGCATCCGCGGCATGTTGGAGACGCGGCCGGACTGGACCATCAGCCGTCAGCGGACCTGGGGCGTGCCCATCTGCATCGCCTACTGCGAGGGCTGCGAGGAGGCCGTGGTGTCACCCGAGCTGATGGAGCGGGTGGCCGCGGCGGTGGAGAAGGAGGGCGTGGGCGTGTGGTACCGCACGCCGGTGAAGGACTTCCTGGGCGCGGACTTCCAGTGCCCGCGCTGCGGCAAGGGTGAGTTCCGCCGCGAGACGGACATCCTCGACGTGTGGTTCGACTCGGCGTGCATGTTCTCCGCGGTGCTGGAGCAGCGGCAGCGGATTCCGGCGGACCTCTTCCTGGAGGGCAGCGACCAGCACCGCGGCTGGTTCCATTCCTCCATGCTGGTGGCGGTGGGCACGCGCGACAGGTCGCCGTACAAGGCGTGCCTCACGCATGGCTTCGTGGTGGACGGCCAGGGCGAGAAGATGTCCAAGAGCCGCGGCAACGTGGTGGCGCCGGACAAGGTCATCCAGCAGTACGGCGCGGAGGTGCTGCGCCTGTGGGTGGCGGCCAGCGACTACCGCAACGACGTGCGCCTGTCGGACCAGATTCTCAAGGGCCTGTCGGAAGGCTACCGGAAGGTTCGCAACACCATCCGCTACGCGCTGAGCAACCTCTACGACTTCGACCCGGCGAAGCACACGGTGCCGGAGGCGGAGCTGCTGCCGCTGGACCGCTGGGCGCTGGGGCGGCTGGCGGAGGTGGTGGCGCGGGTGCGCAAGGCGTACGAGGACTACGAGTTCCACCTCGTCTACGCCACGGTGGTGGACTTCGTCGCGGGTGACTTGTCGGCGGTGTACTTCGACATCCTCAAGGACCGGCTCTACACGTGGCGCGCGGACGGGCAGGCGCGGCGGGGCGCGCAGACGGTGCTGTACGAGGTGGCGTCGGTGCTGCTGCGGCTGTTGGCGCCGGTGATGAGCTTCACGGCGGAGGAGGCGTGGCAGACGCTGCCGGGCAAGCCGGCGGAGAGCGTCTTCCTGGGCGGCTTCCCCGTGGTGTCCGCGAAGCTGGAGCCGGCGCTGGCGGAGCGCTACGCGAAGCTCTTCGCGGTGCGCGGCGCGGTGCAGGGCGTGCTGGAGGCGGCGCGGCGGGACAAGCGCATCGGCGCGTCGCTGGAGGCGCGGGTGGTGCTGACGGCGGAGGGCGCGGCGCGCGACTTCCTCCAGGCGAACCTGGCCGAGCTGCCGGGCCTCTTCATCACCAGCCAGGTGGAGCTGGCGGACGTGAAGGGGGACGCGGCGCAGACGCTGGAGGTGGCGCAGGCGTTTGGTGAAGGCGTCCGCGTGACGGCCGAGGTGCTGCCCGCGCACGGCGAGAAGTGCCCGCGCTGCTGGACGTACTCGGAGGCGGTGGGGCAGGGCGGAGACGTCTGCCTCAAGTGCCGCGAGGCGCTGGCGGCGTAG
- a CDS encoding pilus assembly FimT family protein translates to MKSSRGITLLEMMVTLAIAAVLLAAALVGMQSPINRQRENEATRELWASTLRARQLSISTNQPVRIVVEENVPRGDGTTRTVARWEQLRCDNDWDNASCPAVGCENTTCRANPECCAGEQAMGQDIVIPTTMNAAALHGLCYMPGSGRPVRPGDLGCMRDSIDDPVALDAAAPGNLRIDFTSGRARSLIMVEPRTGLASILDCSSQAAIDHPVAECTQ, encoded by the coding sequence ATGAAGTCGTCACGCGGCATCACCCTGCTAGAGATGATGGTCACCCTGGCCATCGCCGCCGTGCTGCTCGCCGCGGCGCTGGTGGGCATGCAGTCGCCCATCAACCGCCAACGTGAGAACGAGGCCACTCGCGAGCTGTGGGCCTCCACGCTGCGCGCCCGGCAGCTCTCCATCTCCACCAACCAGCCCGTGCGCATCGTCGTGGAGGAGAACGTCCCCCGCGGGGATGGAACCACGCGCACGGTGGCCCGGTGGGAGCAACTCCGGTGCGACAACGACTGGGACAACGCGAGCTGCCCCGCTGTCGGCTGCGAGAACACCACCTGTCGCGCCAACCCGGAGTGCTGTGCCGGCGAGCAGGCCATGGGGCAGGACATCGTCATCCCCACCACCATGAACGCGGCCGCGCTGCACGGGCTCTGCTACATGCCCGGCTCCGGCCGCCCCGTGCGCCCGGGCGACCTGGGATGCATGCGGGACTCCATCGACGACCCCGTCGCGCTGGATGCCGCCGCCCCGGGCAACCTCCGCATCGACTTCACGTCGGGCCGGGCGCGCAGCCTCATCATGGTGGAGCCCCGGACGGGCCTGGCCAGCATCCTGGACTGCAGCTCCCAGGCGGCCATCGACCACCCCGTGGCCGAGTGCACGCAGTGA
- a CDS encoding prepilin-type N-terminal cleavage/methylation domain-containing protein → MTSSPKWTRTRATRGFTLLEVMIASAIGLIVLGAGLVAAMQMQRRSQFEEQTMQAQTTGRVVMELISADLQRAGAGMGNAPIVFSDTRVQAPIQAWTEPDLRAVDVTRPFPADANFALPPPPPSHLADFASDVLQMHWGDTRAMVTLANCTPPPPQPQDFVRNDAQVFCLVPNSSTRLAPTVAPSTPALAVNPSRNMACHVRVTSVDAASNQLIAEVGSGTETTTVPPCGTPGDPLWRVSNPARESWRIMQAQSAAYRVNWASGTPTLEYLGPGAEDWVVLSRHVERLKVRFGVMSHAPPIGFRWFPDPDPAVNLPEIDNCTIARCPIDQHPDASLEPGAPADDTELRLRLWQRVREAEVTLVVRTPRPDRDAFDPDEAMRYDKEGFPIDGFKRRTYTFRVMLRNFAAGGLQPPLVGE, encoded by the coding sequence GTGACGTCTTCACCCAAGTGGACTCGGACCCGGGCCACGCGTGGCTTCACGCTGCTCGAGGTGATGATTGCCAGCGCCATCGGGCTCATCGTGCTCGGCGCCGGGCTGGTCGCCGCCATGCAGATGCAGCGGCGCTCCCAATTCGAGGAGCAGACGATGCAGGCCCAGACCACCGGCCGGGTGGTCATGGAGTTGATCTCCGCGGACCTGCAACGCGCCGGGGCTGGGATGGGCAACGCGCCCATCGTGTTCAGCGACACGCGCGTCCAGGCGCCCATCCAGGCGTGGACCGAGCCTGACCTGAGAGCCGTGGACGTGACGCGGCCGTTCCCCGCGGATGCCAACTTCGCGCTGCCGCCTCCGCCGCCCTCCCACCTCGCGGATTTCGCGTCGGACGTCCTGCAGATGCACTGGGGTGACACCCGCGCGATGGTGACGCTGGCCAACTGCACGCCGCCCCCACCCCAGCCTCAAGACTTCGTGAGGAACGATGCCCAGGTGTTCTGCCTGGTCCCCAACTCCTCCACCCGGCTCGCGCCGACGGTCGCGCCGTCGACGCCTGCATTGGCCGTGAATCCCAGCCGGAACATGGCTTGCCACGTGCGTGTCACCAGCGTGGATGCCGCCAGCAACCAGCTCATCGCGGAGGTCGGCAGCGGCACCGAGACCACGACCGTGCCACCGTGCGGCACCCCTGGCGACCCGCTCTGGCGGGTCTCGAATCCCGCCCGGGAATCCTGGCGCATCATGCAGGCGCAGAGCGCCGCCTACCGGGTGAACTGGGCCAGCGGCACGCCCACGCTGGAGTACCTGGGGCCCGGCGCCGAGGACTGGGTCGTGCTGAGCCGGCACGTCGAGCGCCTCAAGGTCCGCTTCGGCGTCATGAGCCACGCGCCTCCGATTGGCTTCCGATGGTTCCCGGACCCGGACCCGGCCGTGAACCTTCCAGAGATTGATAACTGCACCATCGCCAGGTGCCCCATTGACCAGCACCCGGACGCCTCGCTTGAGCCGGGTGCTCCGGCGGATGACACCGAGCTGAGGCTGCGCCTGTGGCAGCGCGTCCGCGAGGCGGAGGTCACCCTGGTCGTCCGCACGCCGAGGCCGGACCGGGATGCCTTCGACCCGGACGAAGCCATGCGTTACGACAAGGAAGGCTTTCCGATTGATGGCTTCAAGCGGCGCACCTACACCTTCCGGGTGATGCTCCGGAACTTCGCCGCGGGCGGCCTCCAGCCCCCTCTGGTGGGAGAATGA
- a CDS encoding type IV pilus modification PilV family protein yields the protein MRVLKTRQHQRGITLLEVLATMAILLLGIGAAMLVVSQTSYSNRRSLTATQAQIIAEQALENITLMGCAVDPPCSNLLGQDVNYTLFQTAAGALSNEPPDDDEVVAREFQVAVDVDVPTQPGTIEPGSVVPASMTRDLVAEQPGSMGNVAHVRVTVSWREPERTDRHVVVLQTRMAP from the coding sequence GTGAGGGTTCTGAAGACGCGCCAGCACCAGCGGGGCATCACGCTCCTGGAGGTGCTGGCGACCATGGCCATCCTGCTGCTGGGCATTGGCGCGGCGATGCTGGTGGTGAGCCAGACCAGCTACTCCAACCGCCGCAGCCTCACCGCCACGCAGGCGCAGATCATCGCGGAGCAGGCGCTGGAGAACATCACGCTGATGGGGTGCGCGGTGGACCCGCCGTGCTCCAACCTGCTGGGACAAGATGTGAACTACACCCTCTTCCAGACGGCCGCGGGGGCGCTGAGCAACGAGCCGCCTGACGACGATGAAGTCGTCGCGCGCGAGTTCCAGGTCGCCGTGGACGTGGACGTCCCCACCCAGCCAGGCACCATCGAGCCGGGCTCCGTCGTTCCCGCGAGCATGACGCGAGACCTCGTCGCCGAGCAGCCCGGCTCCATGGGGAACGTCGCCCACGTGCGCGTCACCGTGAGCTGGCGCGAGCCGGAGCGCACGGACCGGCACGTCGTGGTCCTCCAGACAAGGATGGCGCCGTGA